The Helianthus annuus cultivar XRQ/B chromosome 16, HanXRQr2.0-SUNRISE, whole genome shotgun sequence genome includes a window with the following:
- the LOC110917733 gene encoding putative ribosome biogenesis protein slx9-like, protein MGKTSSRKDKPKHADQKFEKKLEFYSKVRETVALGAQKAIKKKKRIRTRQKKLKAYNLSSLAECLPDLESSKRETPADFKVTTKSKQKLVMKETNQLKTVLNNPTFQADPLAALHQHLQNTQPVCEKPARKSVTGKKKKNKKKKGSKASTGSQSMEE, encoded by the exons ATGGGAAAGACAAGCTCACG GAAGGACAAACCTAAGCATGCTGATCAAAAATTTGAGAAGAAACTGGAGTTCTACTCGA AGGTTAGAGAAACAGTAGCTTTAGGTGCTCAAAAGGCAATCAAGAAG AAGAAAAGGATTAGAACCAGACAAAAGAAATTGAAAGCATACAATCTGTCTTCCCTGGCCGAATGCCTACCCGACTTAGAGTCTTCCAAGCGAGAAACGCCTGCTGATTTCAAAGTCACCactaaatcaaaacaaaaacttGT AATGAAAGAGACAAACCAATTGAAAACGGTTCTTAACAATCCCACTTTCCAAGCCGATCCATTGGCAGCCTTACACCAACATTTACAAAACACGCAGCCTGTTTGTGAAAAACCAGCACGGAAGAGTGTAActgggaagaagaagaagaacaagaagaagaaAGGGTCTAAAGCGTCAACTGGATCTCAATCTATGGAAGAGTGA
- the LOC110917732 gene encoding beta-galactosidase 17 produces the protein MAKRRNLKKTSTIVIFLLCLLAFTTVFAPLPSTLPNSLKPYKHHHHHHHHQLVTARKFEIANDMFWKDSEPFRIIGGDLHYFRTLPQYWEDRLLRAKALGLNAIQTYVPWNLHEPKEGQLDFDGIADILSFLDLCHKLDLLVMLRPGPYICAEWDFGGFPAWLLTKEPAITLRSSDPRYLALVDSWWGVLLPKIAHLLYHKGGPIIMVQIENEFGSYGDDKDYLHHLINLARSHLGDDIILYTTDGGTTYTLARGTIQGDAVFSAVDFSTGEDPWPIFKIQKLFNAPGKSPPLSAEFYTGWLTHWGESIAKTDATSTASALENILSKNGSAVLYMAHGGTNFGFYSGANAAEESQYDADLTSYDYDAPISESGDVDGAKFKALRGVIAKYSATSLPPVPLNNKKTGYGRIQLEKTSALFDVDLSTKAIESENPISMEAAGQMFGFLLYASEYTAKGKGSTLSIPKVHDRAQVYVTCLSEDKRGKPHYVGTINRWSNKPVNLPNAECSSTTRLLILVENMGRINYGQYLFDSKGILSAVYLDGKPLLNWKMLPIPLSNLNEAPKNNLSFNNSVSARKTRPGLSIKEPAFYSGNFIVDKVTDTYMSFNGWGKGVAFVNNFNIGRYWPSFGPQCNLYVPAPVLRPGNNVLVILELERPEPKLVVNSVDRSDFTCGSNNLKLRQL, from the exons ATGGCGAAACGGCGAAACTTGAAGAAGACGTCAACCATCGTGATATTTCTCCTATGTCTTCTTGCTTTCACTACCGTTTTCGCCCCTCTTCCTTCCACTCTCCCCAATTCCCTCAAACCCTAcaaacatcaccaccaccatcatcaccatcaa CTTGTTACTGCTCGTAAATTTGAAATTGCGAATGACATGTTCTGGAAAGACAGTGAGCCTTTTCGAATCATCGGTGGGGACTTGCATTATTTCCGTACCCTTCCTCAG TATTGGGAAGATAGGCTGTTAAGAGCTAAAGCTTTGGGTTTGAATGCCATTCAAACTTATGTTCCATGGAATCTGCATGAACCGAAAGAGGGTCAACTGGATTTTGATGGTATTGCTGATATACTTTCATTTCTTGACCTATGTCACAAGTTAGATTTGTTGGTCATGCTACGCCCCGGGCCTTACATTTGTGCAG AATGGGATTTTGGCGGTTTCCCTGCTTGGTTACTTACTAAAGAACCGGCCATAACACTAAGATCATCTGACCCAAGATACCTTGCTTTG GTTGATAGCTGGTGGGGAGTACTACTTCCTAAAATAGCTCATCTTCTTTACCACAAAGGAGGACCTATAATTATGGTTCAG ATTGAGAATGAATTTGGTTCATACGGAGACGACAAGGATTATTTGCATCATCTGATCAACTTAGCTCGGTCACATCTCGGGGATGATATAATTTT ATATACCACAGATGGAGGCACTACGTATACTCTCGCTAGAGGAACGATACAAGGAGATGCTGTATTTTCAG CTGTCGACTTTTCAACGGGAGAGGATCCTTGGCCTATATTTAAAATTCAAAAGTTATTTAATGCACCAGGAAAATCACCACCCCTTTCTGC AGAATTTTACACTGGTTGGCTTACCCATTGGGGGGAGAGTATTGCTAAAACGGACGCAACTTCTACAGCATCTGCACTGGAAAACATCTTGTCAAAAAATGGCTCTGCTGTGCTTTAT ATGGCTCATGGCGGAACCAATTTTGGATTTTATAGTGGTGCAAATGCTGCCGAGGAATCTCAGTACGATGCTGATCTTACATCCTATGATTAT GATGCTCCTATTAGCGAGTCTGGTGATGTCGATGGGGCTAAATTCAAAG CATTGCGGGGGGTTATAGCTAAGTATAGTGCAACTTCTCTCCCTCCGGTTCCTTTAAATAATAAGAAAACGGGATATGGTCGTATTCAATTAGAAAAAACCTCAGCATTATTTGACGTTGACTTGTCAACAAAAGCTATTGAATCTGAGAACCCAATTTCAATGGAGGCTGCGGGCCAG atgtttggatttttattatatgCTTCGGAATACACTGCTAAGGGCAAAGGGAGCACGTTGTCTATACCAAAG GTGCATGATAGAGCCCAAGTTTATGTTACCTGCCTTTCTGAAGATAAGAGAGGAAAACCACACTATGTTGGTACAATTAATAGATGGTCAAATAAGCCTGTCAACCTCCCTAATGCTGAATGCTCTTCCACTACCAGATTGTTAATTCTG GTTGAAAACATGGGTCGTATTAATTATGGACAGTATTTGTTTGATAGCAAG GGCATATTGTCTGCTGTTTACTTAGATGGGAAACCTCTGCTCAACTGGAAAATGCTTCCAATTCCTCTCAGCAATTTAAATGAAGCCCCAAAAAACAATCTTTCTTTCAACAATTCGGTTTCTGCCCGTAAAACCCGCCCTG GGTTGAGTATAAAAGAACCAGCTTTCTATAGTGGAAATTTTATTGTTGACAAAGTGACAGACACCTACATGTCCTTCAATGGTTGGGGTAAAGGGGTGGCATTTGTTAATAACTTCAATATCGGGAGATACTGGCCg TCTTTTGGACCCCAGTGTAACCTCTATGTCCCTGCTCCAGTTCTCCGACCCGGAAATAACGTCTTG GTGATACTTGAGTTAGAGAGACCCGAACCTAAGTTGGTGGTGAATTCAGTTGACCGGTCAGACTTCACTTGCGGCTCGAACAATTTGAAGCTACGACAGCTTTAA